The Nerophis ophidion isolate RoL-2023_Sa linkage group LG07, RoL_Noph_v1.0, whole genome shotgun sequence genome contains a region encoding:
- the ssh1a gene encoding protein phosphatase Slingshot homolog 1 isoform X2 yields the protein MKMLPYFVENAVLTQSEIQCILSESFFMVKGAALFLQQGSSQQGQKVHPHHKHAGDLPQHLQVMINILRSEDRIKLAVRLESAWLDRVRYMVVLYTSGRQDTEENILLGIDFTNKDCKSCSIGMVLPLWSDTKIHLDGDGGFTVNTAGRTHVFKPVSVQAMWSALQVLHKACEVSRRYNYFPGGMALTWMGYYESCIASEQSCINEWNTMKDLESTRPDSPTMFVDKPSERERTECLIKSKLRSIMTCQDLENVTCKQIRTELEQHMSCNLKGFKEFIDNEMLLILGQMDKATLIFDHVYLGSEWNASNLEELQETGVGYILNVTREIDNFFPGTFSYHNIRVYDEEATDLLAHWNDTYNFIVKAKKNHSKCLVHCKMGISRSASTVIAYAMKEFGWSLEKAYNFVKEKRSITRPNASFMRQLAEYEGILDASKQRHNKLWHPDADCDMAEGQQGLALCCGEEDHVTPEPGMSPCCEDSLPDKGAAGPSPCRKVALEIDPAYNNYYFRRLSDSALDSEPSTPVRGPPLLGMEKVFIEIEDVERDALLDDEAFDGRESLALPPFGSTSEATAAQTCSRGPEQLEELRLRLEFSTVEEEDEEDVQKEEAEMEVLMQPDDAGGGNGGGGADESQDVEVEVDSEVNSMDLATLNENCNNNNRLTSQWNLNGKATPLEANVSLLKDVSPTSISNPCLRPSPAHSPSAPSLLSQASPEDLQCSVGLLSLSDCASFASLCSTLVPVVRQQLADSRPIVGMKDCGDMSHVNMDAERGMSVGAPPELVTMLDKDTPAVAGCQQKETLVELRRSGLVRRQAERLERLSGVTQESPPSLKPVHSCQTQTKTSHTEEEEELGISTAYMKSSTPCQVRLEPLMVPLANEALFGAMGSGVRTPTSPHGSTLTRSSSSDSLRSVRGKPGLVRQRAQEIETRMRLAGLTVSSRLKRSNSLAKLDCLNLSSEDLCSACSSDAGTLLLLSLSPEPDHGQKWEPPATPTQPRKDPHTSAWPSS from the exons GTGACTTACCTCAACACCTGCAGGTGATGATAAACATTCTTCGTTCAGAGGACCGGATCAAACTG GCGGTGCGGCTGGAGAGTGCGTGGTTAGATCGTGTGCGATACATGGTAGTTTTATACACCAGCGGACGGCAGGACACGGAGGAGAACATCCTGCTGGGAATCGACTTTACTAACAAAGACTG CAAAAGCTGTTCGATTGGCATGGTGCTGCCTCTGTGGAGTGACACTAAAATCCATCTGGATGGAGATGG GGGCTTTACTGTGAACACGGCTGGTCGGACTCATGTCTTCAAACCTGTGTCAGTGCAGGCCATGTG GTCCGCTCTCCAGGTGCTTCATAAGGCATGTGAGGTGTCTCGCAGATACAACTACTTCCCTGGCGGGATGGCTCTCACTTGGATGGGATACTATGAAAGCTGCATTGCTTCAGAGCAGAGCTGCATCAATGAATGGAACACCATGAAGGACTTGGAGTCGACACGCCCCGATTCGCCCACCATGTTTGTTGACAA GCCTTCAGAGAGAGAAAGGACAGAGTGCCTTATTAAATCCAAACTTCGCAGCATCATGACTTGCCAGGATCTTGAGAATGTCACATGCAAACAG ATCCGCACTGAGTTGGAGCAGCACATGAGCTGCAACCTTAAGGGATTCAAAGAGTTCATAGACAACGAGATGCTGTTGATTTTGGGCCAGATGGACAAGGCAACACTTATCTTTGACCACGTCTATCTG GGCTCTGAATGGAATGCCTCCAATCTGGAAGAGCTCCAAGAGACAGG GGTGGGCTATATCCTCAATGTTACCAGGGAGATAGACAACTTCTTTCCAGGCACATTCAGTTATCACAACATACGTGTGTACGATGAAGAGGCCACTGACCTGCTGGCTCATTGGAATGATACGTACAACTTCATTGTTAAAGCAAA AAAGAACCACTCCAAGTGTCTTGTTCACTGTAAGATGGGCATCAGCCGATCCGCCTCCACAGTCATTGCTTATGCAATGAAAGAGTTCGGCTGGTCGCTAGAGAAGGCATACAACTTTGTCAAGGAAAAGAGGAGCATCACACGACCGAACGCAAGTTTCATGCGGCAGCTAGCAGAGTACGAGGGCATCCTTGATGCGAG CAAACAGAGGCACAACAAGCTGTGGCATCCAGATGCAGACTGTGACATGGCAGAAGGCCAGCAGGGTTTGGCTCTGTGCTGTGGGGAGGAAGACCACGTCACCCCAGAACCAGGGATGTCTCCCTGCTGTGAAGACTCGCTGCCCGATAAAGGCGCAGCAGGCCCCTCCCCTTGCCGAAAAGTGGCCCTGGAAATCGACCCCGCCTACAACAACTATTATTTCCGCCGGCTCTCTGACTCTGCGCTAGACAGTGAGCCCTCAACGCCTGTGCGTGGCCCCCCTCTCCTGGGCATGGAGAAGGTCTTCATCGAAATCGAGGATGTCGAGCGAGATGCTTTGCTGGACGACGAAGCATTCGATGGGCGCGAAAGTCTGGCGCTTCCCCCTTTTGGGTCCACCTCGGAGGCCACCGCTGCCCAGACATGCAGTCGTGGCCCAGAGCAGCTGGAGGAGCTGAGATTGCGACTGGAGTTTAGCACAGTAGAGGAAGAGGATGAAGAGGATGTGCAAAAGGAGGAGGCAGAAATGGAGGTACTAATGCAGCCAGACGATGCAGGGGGCGGCAATGGAGGTGGGGGAGCAGATGAAAGCCAAGATGTGGAGGTGGAAGTAGATAGTGAGGTTAACAGCATGGACCTGGCAACCCTGAATGAGAATTGCAACAATAACAACCGATTGACCTCACAATGGAACCTCAAT gggAAAGCCACACCTCTTGAAGCCAACGTGTCTTTACTAAAGGATGTTTCGCCAACTTCAATTTCAAATCCTTGCCTTAGGCCCAGTCCTGCTCATTCCCCAAGTGCCCCATCTCTGCTGTCCCAGGCCTCTCCTGAAGACCTCCAGTGTTCGGTTGGACTCCTGTCTCTCTCCGACTGTGCCAGCTTCGCTTCCCTCTGCTCTACACTTGTCCCTGTTGTACGGCAGCAGCTGGCAGACTCTCGACCTATTGTGGGGATGAAGGACTGTGGCGATATGTCTCATGTAAACATGGATGCCGAAAGGGGGATGTCTGTAGGAGCGCCCCCTGAGCTGGTGACCATGTTAGACAAAGATACTCCTGCTGTGGCTGGCTGCCAGCAAAAGGAGACCCTTGTGGAGCTGCGGCGGTCTGGTTTAGTGCGCCGCCAGGCGGAAAGACTCGAGAGACTTTCAGGTGTGACCCAGGAGAGTCCGCCCTCCCTGAAGCCTGTGCACAGTTGCCAAACGCAGACGAAGACCTCACAcacagaggaggaggaagagttgGGCATCAGCACGGCTTATATGAAGTCATCTACACCGTGCCAAGTACGGTTAGAGCCCCTGATGGTTCCACTCGCCAATGAAGCCTTGTTTGGGGCAATGGGGTCGGGGGTGCGCACCCCCACCTCACCTCACGGCTCCACCCTAACACGCAGCTCCAGCAGCGACAGCCTGCGCAGCGTGAGAGGAAAGCCAGGCCTGGTGCGTCAGCGGGCGCAGGAGATCGAGACCCGGATGCGCCTGGCTGGCCTCACCGTGTCATCCCGGCTGAAACGTTCCAACTCGCTGGCTAAGCTAGACTGCCTCAACCTTTCCTCCGAAGACCTGTGCTCCGCCTGCTCCTCAGACGCGGGAACACTACTACTCCTCTCGCTGTCCCCGGAGCCAGACCACGGCCAGAAGTGGgagccccccgccacccccacgCAACCCCGGAAGGACCCGCACACGTCTGCCTGGCCGTCCAGCTGA
- the ssh1a gene encoding protein phosphatase Slingshot homolog 1 isoform X1: MALVTLQRSPTPSAASSASTATTTAGEDFGSEDERRMNQSLSESFFMVKGAALFLQQGSSQQGQKVHPHHKHAGDLPQHLQVMINILRSEDRIKLAVRLESAWLDRVRYMVVLYTSGRQDTEENILLGIDFTNKDCKSCSIGMVLPLWSDTKIHLDGDGGFTVNTAGRTHVFKPVSVQAMWSALQVLHKACEVSRRYNYFPGGMALTWMGYYESCIASEQSCINEWNTMKDLESTRPDSPTMFVDKPSERERTECLIKSKLRSIMTCQDLENVTCKQIRTELEQHMSCNLKGFKEFIDNEMLLILGQMDKATLIFDHVYLGSEWNASNLEELQETGVGYILNVTREIDNFFPGTFSYHNIRVYDEEATDLLAHWNDTYNFIVKAKKNHSKCLVHCKMGISRSASTVIAYAMKEFGWSLEKAYNFVKEKRSITRPNASFMRQLAEYEGILDASKQRHNKLWHPDADCDMAEGQQGLALCCGEEDHVTPEPGMSPCCEDSLPDKGAAGPSPCRKVALEIDPAYNNYYFRRLSDSALDSEPSTPVRGPPLLGMEKVFIEIEDVERDALLDDEAFDGRESLALPPFGSTSEATAAQTCSRGPEQLEELRLRLEFSTVEEEDEEDVQKEEAEMEVLMQPDDAGGGNGGGGADESQDVEVEVDSEVNSMDLATLNENCNNNNRLTSQWNLNGKATPLEANVSLLKDVSPTSISNPCLRPSPAHSPSAPSLLSQASPEDLQCSVGLLSLSDCASFASLCSTLVPVVRQQLADSRPIVGMKDCGDMSHVNMDAERGMSVGAPPELVTMLDKDTPAVAGCQQKETLVELRRSGLVRRQAERLERLSGVTQESPPSLKPVHSCQTQTKTSHTEEEEELGISTAYMKSSTPCQVRLEPLMVPLANEALFGAMGSGVRTPTSPHGSTLTRSSSSDSLRSVRGKPGLVRQRAQEIETRMRLAGLTVSSRLKRSNSLAKLDCLNLSSEDLCSACSSDAGTLLLLSLSPEPDHGQKWEPPATPTQPRKDPHTSAWPSS, from the exons GTGACTTACCTCAACACCTGCAGGTGATGATAAACATTCTTCGTTCAGAGGACCGGATCAAACTG GCGGTGCGGCTGGAGAGTGCGTGGTTAGATCGTGTGCGATACATGGTAGTTTTATACACCAGCGGACGGCAGGACACGGAGGAGAACATCCTGCTGGGAATCGACTTTACTAACAAAGACTG CAAAAGCTGTTCGATTGGCATGGTGCTGCCTCTGTGGAGTGACACTAAAATCCATCTGGATGGAGATGG GGGCTTTACTGTGAACACGGCTGGTCGGACTCATGTCTTCAAACCTGTGTCAGTGCAGGCCATGTG GTCCGCTCTCCAGGTGCTTCATAAGGCATGTGAGGTGTCTCGCAGATACAACTACTTCCCTGGCGGGATGGCTCTCACTTGGATGGGATACTATGAAAGCTGCATTGCTTCAGAGCAGAGCTGCATCAATGAATGGAACACCATGAAGGACTTGGAGTCGACACGCCCCGATTCGCCCACCATGTTTGTTGACAA GCCTTCAGAGAGAGAAAGGACAGAGTGCCTTATTAAATCCAAACTTCGCAGCATCATGACTTGCCAGGATCTTGAGAATGTCACATGCAAACAG ATCCGCACTGAGTTGGAGCAGCACATGAGCTGCAACCTTAAGGGATTCAAAGAGTTCATAGACAACGAGATGCTGTTGATTTTGGGCCAGATGGACAAGGCAACACTTATCTTTGACCACGTCTATCTG GGCTCTGAATGGAATGCCTCCAATCTGGAAGAGCTCCAAGAGACAGG GGTGGGCTATATCCTCAATGTTACCAGGGAGATAGACAACTTCTTTCCAGGCACATTCAGTTATCACAACATACGTGTGTACGATGAAGAGGCCACTGACCTGCTGGCTCATTGGAATGATACGTACAACTTCATTGTTAAAGCAAA AAAGAACCACTCCAAGTGTCTTGTTCACTGTAAGATGGGCATCAGCCGATCCGCCTCCACAGTCATTGCTTATGCAATGAAAGAGTTCGGCTGGTCGCTAGAGAAGGCATACAACTTTGTCAAGGAAAAGAGGAGCATCACACGACCGAACGCAAGTTTCATGCGGCAGCTAGCAGAGTACGAGGGCATCCTTGATGCGAG CAAACAGAGGCACAACAAGCTGTGGCATCCAGATGCAGACTGTGACATGGCAGAAGGCCAGCAGGGTTTGGCTCTGTGCTGTGGGGAGGAAGACCACGTCACCCCAGAACCAGGGATGTCTCCCTGCTGTGAAGACTCGCTGCCCGATAAAGGCGCAGCAGGCCCCTCCCCTTGCCGAAAAGTGGCCCTGGAAATCGACCCCGCCTACAACAACTATTATTTCCGCCGGCTCTCTGACTCTGCGCTAGACAGTGAGCCCTCAACGCCTGTGCGTGGCCCCCCTCTCCTGGGCATGGAGAAGGTCTTCATCGAAATCGAGGATGTCGAGCGAGATGCTTTGCTGGACGACGAAGCATTCGATGGGCGCGAAAGTCTGGCGCTTCCCCCTTTTGGGTCCACCTCGGAGGCCACCGCTGCCCAGACATGCAGTCGTGGCCCAGAGCAGCTGGAGGAGCTGAGATTGCGACTGGAGTTTAGCACAGTAGAGGAAGAGGATGAAGAGGATGTGCAAAAGGAGGAGGCAGAAATGGAGGTACTAATGCAGCCAGACGATGCAGGGGGCGGCAATGGAGGTGGGGGAGCAGATGAAAGCCAAGATGTGGAGGTGGAAGTAGATAGTGAGGTTAACAGCATGGACCTGGCAACCCTGAATGAGAATTGCAACAATAACAACCGATTGACCTCACAATGGAACCTCAAT gggAAAGCCACACCTCTTGAAGCCAACGTGTCTTTACTAAAGGATGTTTCGCCAACTTCAATTTCAAATCCTTGCCTTAGGCCCAGTCCTGCTCATTCCCCAAGTGCCCCATCTCTGCTGTCCCAGGCCTCTCCTGAAGACCTCCAGTGTTCGGTTGGACTCCTGTCTCTCTCCGACTGTGCCAGCTTCGCTTCCCTCTGCTCTACACTTGTCCCTGTTGTACGGCAGCAGCTGGCAGACTCTCGACCTATTGTGGGGATGAAGGACTGTGGCGATATGTCTCATGTAAACATGGATGCCGAAAGGGGGATGTCTGTAGGAGCGCCCCCTGAGCTGGTGACCATGTTAGACAAAGATACTCCTGCTGTGGCTGGCTGCCAGCAAAAGGAGACCCTTGTGGAGCTGCGGCGGTCTGGTTTAGTGCGCCGCCAGGCGGAAAGACTCGAGAGACTTTCAGGTGTGACCCAGGAGAGTCCGCCCTCCCTGAAGCCTGTGCACAGTTGCCAAACGCAGACGAAGACCTCACAcacagaggaggaggaagagttgGGCATCAGCACGGCTTATATGAAGTCATCTACACCGTGCCAAGTACGGTTAGAGCCCCTGATGGTTCCACTCGCCAATGAAGCCTTGTTTGGGGCAATGGGGTCGGGGGTGCGCACCCCCACCTCACCTCACGGCTCCACCCTAACACGCAGCTCCAGCAGCGACAGCCTGCGCAGCGTGAGAGGAAAGCCAGGCCTGGTGCGTCAGCGGGCGCAGGAGATCGAGACCCGGATGCGCCTGGCTGGCCTCACCGTGTCATCCCGGCTGAAACGTTCCAACTCGCTGGCTAAGCTAGACTGCCTCAACCTTTCCTCCGAAGACCTGTGCTCCGCCTGCTCCTCAGACGCGGGAACACTACTACTCCTCTCGCTGTCCCCGGAGCCAGACCACGGCCAGAAGTGGgagccccccgccacccccacgCAACCCCGGAAGGACCCGCACACGTCTGCCTGGCCGTCCAGCTGA
- the ssh1a gene encoding protein phosphatase Slingshot homolog 1 isoform X3 produces the protein MVLPLWSDTKIHLDGDGGFTVNTAGRTHVFKPVSVQAMWSALQVLHKACEVSRRYNYFPGGMALTWMGYYESCIASEQSCINEWNTMKDLESTRPDSPTMFVDKPSERERTECLIKSKLRSIMTCQDLENVTCKQIRTELEQHMSCNLKGFKEFIDNEMLLILGQMDKATLIFDHVYLGSEWNASNLEELQETGVGYILNVTREIDNFFPGTFSYHNIRVYDEEATDLLAHWNDTYNFIVKAKKNHSKCLVHCKMGISRSASTVIAYAMKEFGWSLEKAYNFVKEKRSITRPNASFMRQLAEYEGILDASKQRHNKLWHPDADCDMAEGQQGLALCCGEEDHVTPEPGMSPCCEDSLPDKGAAGPSPCRKVALEIDPAYNNYYFRRLSDSALDSEPSTPVRGPPLLGMEKVFIEIEDVERDALLDDEAFDGRESLALPPFGSTSEATAAQTCSRGPEQLEELRLRLEFSTVEEEDEEDVQKEEAEMEVLMQPDDAGGGNGGGGADESQDVEVEVDSEVNSMDLATLNENCNNNNRLTSQWNLNGKATPLEANVSLLKDVSPTSISNPCLRPSPAHSPSAPSLLSQASPEDLQCSVGLLSLSDCASFASLCSTLVPVVRQQLADSRPIVGMKDCGDMSHVNMDAERGMSVGAPPELVTMLDKDTPAVAGCQQKETLVELRRSGLVRRQAERLERLSGVTQESPPSLKPVHSCQTQTKTSHTEEEEELGISTAYMKSSTPCQVRLEPLMVPLANEALFGAMGSGVRTPTSPHGSTLTRSSSSDSLRSVRGKPGLVRQRAQEIETRMRLAGLTVSSRLKRSNSLAKLDCLNLSSEDLCSACSSDAGTLLLLSLSPEPDHGQKWEPPATPTQPRKDPHTSAWPSS, from the exons ATGGTGCTGCCTCTGTGGAGTGACACTAAAATCCATCTGGATGGAGATGG GGGCTTTACTGTGAACACGGCTGGTCGGACTCATGTCTTCAAACCTGTGTCAGTGCAGGCCATGTG GTCCGCTCTCCAGGTGCTTCATAAGGCATGTGAGGTGTCTCGCAGATACAACTACTTCCCTGGCGGGATGGCTCTCACTTGGATGGGATACTATGAAAGCTGCATTGCTTCAGAGCAGAGCTGCATCAATGAATGGAACACCATGAAGGACTTGGAGTCGACACGCCCCGATTCGCCCACCATGTTTGTTGACAA GCCTTCAGAGAGAGAAAGGACAGAGTGCCTTATTAAATCCAAACTTCGCAGCATCATGACTTGCCAGGATCTTGAGAATGTCACATGCAAACAG ATCCGCACTGAGTTGGAGCAGCACATGAGCTGCAACCTTAAGGGATTCAAAGAGTTCATAGACAACGAGATGCTGTTGATTTTGGGCCAGATGGACAAGGCAACACTTATCTTTGACCACGTCTATCTG GGCTCTGAATGGAATGCCTCCAATCTGGAAGAGCTCCAAGAGACAGG GGTGGGCTATATCCTCAATGTTACCAGGGAGATAGACAACTTCTTTCCAGGCACATTCAGTTATCACAACATACGTGTGTACGATGAAGAGGCCACTGACCTGCTGGCTCATTGGAATGATACGTACAACTTCATTGTTAAAGCAAA AAAGAACCACTCCAAGTGTCTTGTTCACTGTAAGATGGGCATCAGCCGATCCGCCTCCACAGTCATTGCTTATGCAATGAAAGAGTTCGGCTGGTCGCTAGAGAAGGCATACAACTTTGTCAAGGAAAAGAGGAGCATCACACGACCGAACGCAAGTTTCATGCGGCAGCTAGCAGAGTACGAGGGCATCCTTGATGCGAG CAAACAGAGGCACAACAAGCTGTGGCATCCAGATGCAGACTGTGACATGGCAGAAGGCCAGCAGGGTTTGGCTCTGTGCTGTGGGGAGGAAGACCACGTCACCCCAGAACCAGGGATGTCTCCCTGCTGTGAAGACTCGCTGCCCGATAAAGGCGCAGCAGGCCCCTCCCCTTGCCGAAAAGTGGCCCTGGAAATCGACCCCGCCTACAACAACTATTATTTCCGCCGGCTCTCTGACTCTGCGCTAGACAGTGAGCCCTCAACGCCTGTGCGTGGCCCCCCTCTCCTGGGCATGGAGAAGGTCTTCATCGAAATCGAGGATGTCGAGCGAGATGCTTTGCTGGACGACGAAGCATTCGATGGGCGCGAAAGTCTGGCGCTTCCCCCTTTTGGGTCCACCTCGGAGGCCACCGCTGCCCAGACATGCAGTCGTGGCCCAGAGCAGCTGGAGGAGCTGAGATTGCGACTGGAGTTTAGCACAGTAGAGGAAGAGGATGAAGAGGATGTGCAAAAGGAGGAGGCAGAAATGGAGGTACTAATGCAGCCAGACGATGCAGGGGGCGGCAATGGAGGTGGGGGAGCAGATGAAAGCCAAGATGTGGAGGTGGAAGTAGATAGTGAGGTTAACAGCATGGACCTGGCAACCCTGAATGAGAATTGCAACAATAACAACCGATTGACCTCACAATGGAACCTCAAT gggAAAGCCACACCTCTTGAAGCCAACGTGTCTTTACTAAAGGATGTTTCGCCAACTTCAATTTCAAATCCTTGCCTTAGGCCCAGTCCTGCTCATTCCCCAAGTGCCCCATCTCTGCTGTCCCAGGCCTCTCCTGAAGACCTCCAGTGTTCGGTTGGACTCCTGTCTCTCTCCGACTGTGCCAGCTTCGCTTCCCTCTGCTCTACACTTGTCCCTGTTGTACGGCAGCAGCTGGCAGACTCTCGACCTATTGTGGGGATGAAGGACTGTGGCGATATGTCTCATGTAAACATGGATGCCGAAAGGGGGATGTCTGTAGGAGCGCCCCCTGAGCTGGTGACCATGTTAGACAAAGATACTCCTGCTGTGGCTGGCTGCCAGCAAAAGGAGACCCTTGTGGAGCTGCGGCGGTCTGGTTTAGTGCGCCGCCAGGCGGAAAGACTCGAGAGACTTTCAGGTGTGACCCAGGAGAGTCCGCCCTCCCTGAAGCCTGTGCACAGTTGCCAAACGCAGACGAAGACCTCACAcacagaggaggaggaagagttgGGCATCAGCACGGCTTATATGAAGTCATCTACACCGTGCCAAGTACGGTTAGAGCCCCTGATGGTTCCACTCGCCAATGAAGCCTTGTTTGGGGCAATGGGGTCGGGGGTGCGCACCCCCACCTCACCTCACGGCTCCACCCTAACACGCAGCTCCAGCAGCGACAGCCTGCGCAGCGTGAGAGGAAAGCCAGGCCTGGTGCGTCAGCGGGCGCAGGAGATCGAGACCCGGATGCGCCTGGCTGGCCTCACCGTGTCATCCCGGCTGAAACGTTCCAACTCGCTGGCTAAGCTAGACTGCCTCAACCTTTCCTCCGAAGACCTGTGCTCCGCCTGCTCCTCAGACGCGGGAACACTACTACTCCTCTCGCTGTCCCCGGAGCCAGACCACGGCCAGAAGTGGgagccccccgccacccccacgCAACCCCGGAAGGACCCGCACACGTCTGCCTGGCCGTCCAGCTGA